In Cherax quadricarinatus isolate ZL_2023a chromosome 15, ASM3850222v1, whole genome shotgun sequence, the following proteins share a genomic window:
- the ZnT86D gene encoding zinc transporter 7, which produces MLPITIDVEDTKVIAPVSRTKIKDLLSSVVRLILSDSDSRNLFLFLLLNLTFGFVELFYGIFTNSLGLISDAFHMFFDCSGLMVGLAAKVITKWRANDKFTYGYVRAEILGGFINGLLLLFVSFFIFAESVERLIEPPEVKHERLFVVSVLGFFVNIIGIFAFQHGGHGHSHGGGSHGHSHGDHGHGHSHNGHAQHGHSHGGAQHGHSHGGSGGSHIMKGVYLHILADTLGSVGVIVSSVLMYFFGWLIADPICSLFIAVLILVSVLDLLKNSVEILMQRQPRELDSVLSGCYYKISALPGVFSVQEPRFWTLCTGQFVGNLKLEVSAAADPRYVVQQSRAILNSVGVTQLYVQLDYSTM; this is translated from the coding sequence ATGTTGCCTATTACTATTGATGTGGAGGACACCAAGGTAATTGCTCCAGTTAGCAGGACTAAAATAAAGGATTTACTCAGCAGTGTAGTTAGACTAATTCTTTCAGACTCTGACTCTCGCAATCTATTTCTCTTTCTTTTGTTAAATTTAACTTTTGGCTTTGTTGAACTCTTTTATGGAATATTTACAAATAGTCTTGGTCTTATATCTGATGCCTTCCATATGTTTTTTGACTGTTCTGGGTTGATGGTAGGTCTGGCAGCCAAGGTTATAACTAAATGGAGAGCCAATGATAAATTTACCTATGGATATGTTAGGGCTGAGATTCTTGGGGGATTTATAAATGGGCTCCTGTTATTATTTGTGTCATTTTTCATCTTTGCAGAGTCTGTTGAACGTTTAATTGAACCTCCTGAAGTGAAACACGAGCGATTATTTGTTGTGTCTGTTCTTGGCTTCTTTGTCAATATTATTGGCATATTTGCATTCCAACACGGTGGACATGGCCACAGCCATGGTGGAGGATCTCATGGACATTCACATGGTGACCATGGTCATGGTCATTCACATAATGGACATGCACAGCATGGTCACTCACATGGAGGTGCACAACATGGTCACTCACATGGGGGCAGTGGAGGCTCTCATATCATGAAGGGAGTCTATCTTCACATCTTGGCTGATACTCTGGGATCAGTGGGTGTTATAGTGTCTTCAGTCCTTATGTATTTCTTTGGCTGGTTGATTGCAGACCCTATTTGCTCCTTGTTTATTGCTGTCCTCATTCTAGTTAGTGTACTTGATCTTCTAAAAAATTCTGTGGAAATTTTGATGCAGCGACAGCCCAGAGAGTTGGATAGCGTACTATCTGGATGTTACTATAAAATAAGTGCTCTACCAGGAGTTTTTAGTGTTCAGGAGCCACGTTTTTGGACGCTGTGCACTGGTCAATTTGTAGGAAATTTAAAGTTAGAAGTTTCAGCTGCTGCTGATCCTCGATACGTTGTTCAGCAAAGTCGTGCAATTCTTAATTCTGTAGGTGTGACACAGTTATATGTACAGTTAGATTACTCAACTATGTAG